A genomic stretch from Candidatus Bathyanammoxibius amoris includes:
- the glgA gene encoding glycogen synthase GlgA, translating to MKIVFVSSEVAPFARTGGLGDVAGSLPKGLQKLGHEVSVFIPLYGRIRRDGFKLTATGESATVPVRDKSVTGTVYSACLPETEIPVYFIENDGYYDREELYVDPSTGKDYVDNCERFSFFSRAVLETVKSRGVRPDVIHCNDWQSAMIPAYLKSIYRDDDFFTGILSVLTIHNLGYQGLFPREDLQATGLDAGYYNKRQLEYYGNVNLLKAGIVFSDIITTVSEKYAEEIQTEEFGAGLDGVLRDRGGDLYGIINGIDYSVWSPEVDGLIPARYGPDDLKGKNECKKHLLRKAGLINQGDAPLIGMITRLAEQKGIELLIECWEELMKLDIRLALLGSGEKRYQEALKDLTGRYPGKAYVYIGFDNRLSHEIEAGADMFLMPSRYEPCGLNQMYSLKYGTVPIVRKTGGLADTINPSVGFVFEPYSSGEMLKSIREAVAAYGDRAGWAGLMKTGMSQDWSWDKSARQYSDLYRDALKATGC from the coding sequence ATGAAGATAGTGTTCGTTTCCTCGGAGGTTGCGCCATTTGCCAGGACGGGCGGGCTGGGAGACGTGGCGGGCTCTCTACCGAAAGGCCTGCAAAAGCTTGGTCATGAGGTCTCTGTATTTATACCCCTCTATGGACGAATCCGGCGTGACGGGTTCAAGCTCACTGCCACGGGCGAGAGCGCGACTGTGCCGGTTCGTGACAAGTCAGTTACCGGTACTGTATACAGTGCATGCCTGCCGGAGACAGAGATACCCGTCTACTTTATAGAGAATGACGGGTATTACGACAGGGAGGAGTTGTACGTCGACCCCTCTACCGGAAAAGATTATGTAGACAACTGCGAGCGGTTCTCCTTCTTTTCTCGTGCCGTATTGGAGACGGTGAAATCAAGAGGTGTCAGGCCCGACGTCATCCATTGTAATGACTGGCAGTCAGCAATGATTCCCGCCTACCTGAAGAGCATTTACAGGGATGACGACTTCTTCACGGGGATACTTTCAGTGTTGACCATTCATAACCTCGGCTACCAGGGTCTTTTCCCCAGAGAAGATTTACAGGCCACGGGGCTAGATGCCGGTTACTATAATAAGAGGCAACTGGAGTACTATGGAAATGTTAATTTGTTGAAGGCCGGTATAGTTTTCTCGGACATAATTACGACGGTAAGTGAGAAATATGCAGAGGAGATACAAACGGAAGAATTTGGAGCGGGTCTTGATGGGGTGCTCAGGGACAGGGGCGGGGACCTGTACGGCATAATAAACGGGATAGACTACTCGGTGTGGAGTCCGGAGGTGGACGGGCTTATTCCCGCCAGATATGGCCCGGATGACCTGAAAGGGAAGAATGAATGTAAGAAGCATCTCCTGAGAAAGGCAGGCCTCATAAATCAAGGGGATGCGCCTTTGATAGGAATGATTACAAGACTTGCAGAGCAGAAGGGAATAGAGCTGTTGATTGAGTGCTGGGAGGAGTTGATGAAGCTGGATATAAGGTTAGCCCTGCTCGGTAGCGGCGAGAAGCGGTACCAGGAGGCCCTGAAGGATTTAACGGGCAGATATCCGGGCAAGGCGTATGTTTATATTGGGTTTGACAACCGGCTTTCGCATGAGATAGAGGCGGGCGCCGACATGTTCCTGATGCCCTCCAGGTACGAACCGTGCGGGCTTAATCAGATGTATAGTCTCAAATACGGGACGGTGCCTATAGTACGTAAAACAGGGGGACTCGCCGACACGATAAATCCTTCCGTGGGGTTCGTATTTGAACCCTACTCCTCAGGAGAGATGCTGAAGTCTATCCGGGAGGCCGTAGCGGCCTATGGTGACAGGGCTGGATGGGCGGGGCTTATGAAGACGGGCATGAGCCAGGACTGGTCATGGGATAAGAGTGCCCGGCAGTATTCAGACCTCTACCGTGACGCCCTCAAGGCGACAGGGTGTTAG